The Chryseolinea soli nucleotide sequence CCAGCTCCATCCGCTGGTAGGTGTATTCTGGAATCTCATCAATGAACCGCTACCCCAGTTGTGTGTGAGGTCGTGGGTGATGTAAACCTTGTCTTCGGAACGCGTGTATTTCAATGACACGTTGATCTTTCCTTTTTGGCTGGAACCTTTCTTGGTGGTGATCACCATTACACCGTTGGCGGCGCGAGTTCCCCACAAGGCTGCTGCACTGGCACCTTTGAGAATTTCCACGGACTGAATATCGTCCGGGTTCAAGTCGTTAAGACGGGATTGTTGAACGGTACCGCCCACCATACCATCTGTAGCACTGATACCAGTCGATGAGTTGTAGATCGGCATACCATCCAATACGATGAGGGGTTGGAGGTTACCGGTGATTGTACTTTGACCGCGAATCTGGATGTATGCGCCAGCGCCGGGATCACCACTGTTTTTAACAATGTTAACACCCGATGCCTTGCCGGCCAAACCGGCGATCAGTGTAGATTCACCTGACTTGGTTGCTGCGCTACCCGAGATTTGCGAAGTAGCAGTACCCAGCTCGTCTTTGTTCTGCTCGATACCGAGCGCCGACACCACTACTTCCGAAAGCTGGGTCACGTCAGACTCCATGTTAACGTCAACAGTGGTTCTGGAACCAACCTCAACTTCTTGAGATTTCAAACCAATAAATGAAAAAACAAGTGTTCCTCCTGAAGCGGGGACACTTATAGAATACTGTCCATCAGCATCGGTAACGGATCCCGTTGTCGTGCCCTTTAAGAGGACGTTTACGCCCGGAAGAGGTTTGCCATCTTCTTGTGACAAAAGCCTCCCCGTAACAATTCGCTCCTGCGCCCGCAACTCGCCACTGGCGAGAGCAAACACCGCTGTTAAGCATACAAGTAGAAATTTCCGCATTTTGTTAAGTTTAGGTTAATGAAGTTATTTACCCAACCCCCTGCGGGGGAGTTGAGCGTTCAAACTTATAACAAAATCTTAAATCGTAAAACTAACGTACCTTAGTATGTGGTACTTATTTTCAGTGTTTTGTCCCCACAAACGGGGTACTTTAAGGGCAAACCCCAAATAAAAATGGGCCGGAAATCGATTTAAAACGGGATATTAGGCCCTCCGTTGGCGTTTTTGGCGCCCGGCCCTCACCCTGCTGAATTGGGATAAACGGTTGTTTTTGTACAAGAAATATTGCTTCGTGAACAGAATATTACTTCACAATCCTGAATTCGATCCTTCTGTTTTGCTGTCGTCCCTCCTCCGTCTCGTTTGAGGCCACAGGCTTATCTGGTCCGAAACCTTTCGTAGAAAGGCGTTTTTTGTCGACACCGGATTTGACTAAATAATTATAAACAGAGAGCGCGCGTTTTTCGGAAAGCTGGCGGTTATAGTCCGCAGCGCCGGAGTTGTCCGTGTGGCCGCTGATCTGAACCCGTATGCCGGGGTTCTCATTGAGGAAGCGGACGATCTTTTGCAACTCCGCAGCAGACCTTTGCTGCAGGTCATATTTATCTACATCGAAAAAAATGTTGTTGAGGACGGCCACCGAACCCTCTTTTACTTTCTCGAGATCGATGTTGACGACGATGGGCTGGAAATCCCTGACCTCAGAATAATTAAAATTATAGCTCTTGAAGAGATAGCCCGGCTTGTTGATGTACAGTGCATAGTTTGCTCCCTGCGTGAGCACCATCAGATATTCTCCGTTCACCGAATCGGACTCCACCAGCGATTCGATGGCGTTGCTGCCGATGTTGATCAACTCCACCTTTGCGGCCAGCGGATGTTGGTCGTCCTTGTCGCGGATGATGCCTCGCACATAGTTGCTGCGATACTTCATCTGGTTTTCAGCAGGGATGTCGATCTCGAAGATCTTGCTCCGGGAATGGCCGTTGGGCAGGTCTTCTTCGTGGGCGTAGTATCCTTTCTTGCCATCGGCCGTGATGAACAAGGCGTATTGATCATCGTGGTCGTTCAACGGTGCTCCAAAATTTCTGGGAGCCGACCAGCCTGCAGAATCTTTTTCGACATAAAAAATATCATATCCTCCAAAGCCGGGCAACCCATTGGAGGCAAAGAACAGCGTGCGGTTGTTGGCGTGAATGAAAGGCGACATCTCATCAAATTGAGAGTTCACTCCTTTTCCGGCGTTGACGGCTTTGGTCCACCGTCCGTCTTCTCCTAGGGTAGAGACCCAGATGTCGTTGCGGCCCAGGCCGGCGCGGCGGTCGGAGACAAAGTATAGCGTGCGGCCGTCGGCGGAGAGCGAGGGTTGTGATTCCCAATCGATGCTGTTCACGTTGCGGCCAAGGTTTGTGGGCACTGTCCAGTCGTCGCCGATCTTTCGGCTTTCATACAGGTCGCAGCTGCCGACGCCATCGCGGCCGGCACACGAGGTAAAAATTAGTTTCCGGCCATCGGCAGAGACGGTGCAGGTTCCTTCGTTGAGACGGGTATTGATGTTTTTGGAAATCGACACTGGTGGCGTCCAGCGACCGCGGTCATCCTTTTTGCTCACCATCAGGTCTTCGGTGTCGTTGGGATCGTTGCTTTCGCGACGTGTGAAGATCAATTGCTTTTGGTCCGCCGTTAGCACGGGAAAATATTGGAGCACAAAACAGTTAACGGTATCGCTCAGCGGCCGCTGGTGATACGCCGATGTTTCGTTTTTGTTTTTCAAAGCAAATTCGGCACTCCTGAACAACATCGTGGCCCGGTCGATCCGGGATTTGCTCTGGCTTTCGTTGTTCACAAATGCACTGAGGACCTTCATGGCTTTTTCATAGCTGCCCGTCAGCAAATAGAGCTCACCGAGGTCATACCAGAAAAGTTTTTGCAGGCGCAGGTCGTTGGTGAGGGCAAGGCCTTTCTCATAGATCTCGATGGCCTTGGTGTCTTGCTTCATGTTGGCATAGGTGAGGCCCAGGCGGAAATAAGCTTCCACAAACTTGTCGTCTTTGTCCAGGGCCTGGCTCAGCAGGTTGATGGCCTCTGCGAATTGGCCGCGCACGCGAAAATTATCGGCCTGTACATAGAGTTCGTAGGCCTTCTTTGACTTGGTGGTTAACTGGGGTTGCGAAAACGCTACCGTGCTACACAGCAACAGCAGCACGATGGCGGCGGCATGATTCATGCCTAAAACTAGAAAACAATGTTGGATACGTCAATTTCCGGGGACTCAAATTCCAGCATGGCGTTGATGAGCTTGAAGGTTTCGAATGTCTCGATGTCCTCCACGCGGATTTCTTCTTCGTGGATCACATCGTGCTCCAGCAATTTGGCACGTTGCGTTCCTTTGAGCAGGGCCGACCAGGGCGTGTACCAATGTTTGCCCCGGCGAAACACAATGTTGGCATACGAAGAATCAGTGACCAACCCGCGCTTCACGATCAGGATGTCGTCGCTGGCGTGGCGCAGTTCGTAGAGTTTGTTGATCGTTTTGCGATCGGCATATTTGAATTCGTACGAGATACGGTCGTGTTCGATCACGCGCAGGCTGTTTACGGGCTTGGGCGTGTAGGGCAAGAACTCCACCTCTTTGGATTGTTCGTCATACACAATGCGGCATTTGAACAATCCTTGCACCGGTTTCTCCAGGTGTTTTAGAAATTCCTCCAGGTCGAAATGTTCGAACTCACCACACAGCGTTTTCAGCGAACGGTTCATGCGCTGTTCGTGGTAGAACAGGTTCTGGTATTCGCCGTCCTGCAGCTTTATGGTTTCAAGTAAGAGGGACATATACTTTATCGATCACTTCCTGGTACTCCGATGCCGCCGTGCTTTGGGTGGTGATTCCACCGCCGCTCCGGTAGAAATAGCGGTCGCCTTGCTTTTCGATGAACCGTATCATCACACCACTGTCAAGCCTTTCGCCGTCGAATACGCCAAACACGCCTGTGTAGTATCCCCGCTGTTCTTGCTCCACGTCGCGGATGATCTCTAACGTCTTTGGCTTTGGCGCTCCACTCACCGACCCGGGGGGCAATAACCTTACCAAAATGTCGCCGATGTGGGCGGCATAATCCGCTTCCAGGTCGCCCACCACTTCCGAACTCACTTGCAATAAGGTTTTTGAGGCCGTTTGTATCTCTTCGATGTATCGAAAACGGGACACATGCACGCCGGAGGCCACCTGGCTCAAGTCGTTGCGAATCAGGTCTACAATGGTGACATGTTCAGCAATTTCCTTGGGATCGGCCAGCAATCTTTCGCGTGCCTGGGGCAAGGCGGCGTCCATCGTTCCCTTCATGGGAAAGCTGTAGATCTTTTTGTCTTTTATTTGGACAAAGATCTCGGGCGAAAACACCAGAAACCTGTTGTCAAACAGCAGTTTATAGCGTGCGCGGCTCAGGTAAAAGATGTCGCGCAGGGAGCGATCCGTCTTTACTTCCGTTTTCACGGTAAGGTTGGTCAGGAAAGAATCACCATAGGCCAGGTGGGCATAGACCGCTTCGAATTTGCGCTGATATTCCTGCTGGGGTAAGGGGATTTTTTCCAACGTAACCGAGCCGGTATGCGGCGTATTGTCGGCGTTGGTGATCCCCTGGATCCGGTAGAGCAGCTTCGTGGCGTCTACGTCCTGCAGGCGCATGAGCAACGGCTGTTGCATTTCAAAATCCACCACAAACAAAAAGGGGACCTTCTCCTGTCCCCACCGGTTCATGGTTGCCGCGAACGTTGTGATGTTCATGGAGGGCTTGTGCTAAGGGATGTTCATGTATTTATGAACTTGTAACGACACCTGCCACTGCGGGTTGGCTTTCACATAGTCGATGATGAGGGGAAGCATCTCTTTTTCTTTCGACCACTCGGGCTGCAGATACAGCTGGCAGTCGGGGCGAACCACCGCGGCAAATTCCGCTGCCCAGGCGAAGTCGCTTTTGTTGTAGACGATCACCTTCAACTCGTCGGCCTGGCCAAACACGGAAGGATGGGGTTCCTTGAATTTTTTGGGTGAGAAACACACCCAGTCCCACTGCCCGGTGAGCGGATACACGCCCGACGTTTCGATGTGGGTGCGCATGCCGTTAGCGTTGAGCGCTTGCGTTAACGCCGTGAGATCGTGCATGGCGGGCTCGCCGCCGGTGACCACTACGATTTCTGTACCACTGGCTTTGGCCCGTTCCATCATGGTGTCGACGCTCACGGACGGGTGCGCATTCACATCCCACGATTCCTTGACGTCGCACCACACGCAACCCACGTCGCATCCACCGAGGCGGATGAAATAGGCGGCGCTCCCCTGGTAGAATCCTTCACCCTGGATGGTGTAGAAGTCTTCCATGAGGGGAAGGGTTGTTACCTGATTTTTTTCTTTGATTTCCACAGCCATGATCTTCGCGTGCTTACCAGCAAGTCGTCCGTGTGCTACGGATGGCGCAGCTCGGTGGCGCGCAGGGTGTTCAGCAAGAGCGATACGATGGTCATCGGCCCCACACCACCGGGTACGGGGGTGATGTACGATGCTTTGGGTGCTACGTTTTTAAAATCAACGTCTCCTTTGATGGCCCATCCTTTCGGATATTCGGGGCCCTCCACGCGGGTGGTGCCAATGTCGATGACGATGGCACCTTCCTTCACCATGTCGGCGGTGATCAAGCCGGGTTTGCCAACAGCGGTCAACAAGATGTCGGCAGAACGTGTGTAGCTCGGCAGGTCTTTGGTGAATTTGTGGCAGATCGTTACGGTGGCGCGACCTTGTTCGGTCAACATCATGCTGAGGGGCGCACCGGCAATGCGGCTTGCACCTACTACCACGGCATGTTTCCCTTCCGTGTCTATAGCGTAGCGGCGCAGCAGTT carries:
- a CDS encoding OmpA family protein yields the protein MNHAAAIVLLLLCSTVAFSQPQLTTKSKKAYELYVQADNFRVRGQFAEAINLLSQALDKDDKFVEAYFRLGLTYANMKQDTKAIEIYEKGLALTNDLRLQKLFWYDLGELYLLTGSYEKAMKVLSAFVNNESQSKSRIDRATMLFRSAEFALKNKNETSAYHQRPLSDTVNCFVLQYFPVLTADQKQLIFTRRESNDPNDTEDLMVSKKDDRGRWTPPVSISKNINTRLNEGTCTVSADGRKLIFTSCAGRDGVGSCDLYESRKIGDDWTVPTNLGRNVNSIDWESQPSLSADGRTLYFVSDRRAGLGRNDIWVSTLGEDGRWTKAVNAGKGVNSQFDEMSPFIHANNRTLFFASNGLPGFGGYDIFYVEKDSAGWSAPRNFGAPLNDHDDQYALFITADGKKGYYAHEEDLPNGHSRSKIFEIDIPAENQMKYRSNYVRGIIRDKDDQHPLAAKVELINIGSNAIESLVESDSVNGEYLMVLTQGANYALYINKPGYLFKSYNFNYSEVRDFQPIVVNIDLEKVKEGSVAVLNNIFFDVDKYDLQQRSAAELQKIVRFLNENPGIRVQISGHTDNSGAADYNRQLSEKRALSVYNYLVKSGVDKKRLSTKGFGPDKPVASNETEEGRQQNRRIEFRIVK
- a CDS encoding aminotransferase class IV yields the protein MSLLLETIKLQDGEYQNLFYHEQRMNRSLKTLCGEFEHFDLEEFLKHLEKPVQGLFKCRIVYDEQSKEVEFLPYTPKPVNSLRVIEHDRISYEFKYADRKTINKLYELRHASDDILIVKRGLVTDSSYANIVFRRGKHWYTPWSALLKGTQRAKLLEHDVIHEEEIRVEDIETFETFKLINAMLEFESPEIDVSNIVF
- a CDS encoding 7-carboxy-7-deazaguanine synthase QueE, with product MAVEIKEKNQVTTLPLMEDFYTIQGEGFYQGSAAYFIRLGGCDVGCVWCDVKESWDVNAHPSVSVDTMMERAKASGTEIVVVTGGEPAMHDLTALTQALNANGMRTHIETSGVYPLTGQWDWVCFSPKKFKEPHPSVFGQADELKVIVYNKSDFAWAAEFAAVVRPDCQLYLQPEWSKEKEMLPLIIDYVKANPQWQVSLQVHKYMNIP
- a CDS encoding aminodeoxychorismate synthase component I, with product MNITTFAATMNRWGQEKVPFLFVVDFEMQQPLLMRLQDVDATKLLYRIQGITNADNTPHTGSVTLEKIPLPQQEYQRKFEAVYAHLAYGDSFLTNLTVKTEVKTDRSLRDIFYLSRARYKLLFDNRFLVFSPEIFVQIKDKKIYSFPMKGTMDAALPQARERLLADPKEIAEHVTIVDLIRNDLSQVASGVHVSRFRYIEEIQTASKTLLQVSSEVVGDLEADYAAHIGDILVRLLPPGSVSGAPKPKTLEIIRDVEQEQRGYYTGVFGVFDGERLDSGVMIRFIEKQGDRYFYRSGGGITTQSTAASEYQEVIDKVYVPLT